In one window of Solanum pennellii chromosome 2, SPENNV200 DNA:
- the LOC107011246 gene encoding calcium-binding protein CML24-like yields the protein MAKTPSDSKQPAVSSAEMDGVEKVFRKFDANGDGKISLSELGAILNALGSKTSPDEVKRIMLEVDTDGDGFIDLKEFAAFYCPGGADSDNKELREAFDLYDKDKNGKITAAELHSVMKSLGEKCSLKDCRRMISKVDVDGDGCVNFEEFKKMMSRT from the coding sequence ATGGCCAAAACTCCCAGCGACTCCAAACAGCCGGCAGTTTCATCGGCGGAGATGGACGGAGTCGAGAAGGTATTCAGGAAGTTTGACGCCAATGGCGACGGAAAAATCTCTCTATCGGAGCTTGGAGCGATTCTGAATGCACTTGGCAGTAAGACGTCGCCGGATGAGGTAAAGAGAATAATGTTGGAAGTTGATACTGATGGTGATGGTTTTATTGACTTGAAAGAGTTTGCTGCTTTTTACTGTCCGGGAGGAGCGGACAGTGATAATAAGGAGCTTCGGGAGGCTTTCGACTTGTATGATAAGGACAAAAACGGCAAAATCACAGCGGCTGAATTGCATTCTGTTATGAAGAGCCTCGGAGAGAAGTGCTCGCTTAAGGATTGCCGTCGTATGATCAGCAAGGTGGATGTTGACGGCGATGGATGCGTTAACTTTGAGGAGTTTAAGAAGATGATGAGTAGGACGTGA
- the LOC107011245 gene encoding GDP-L-galactose phosphorylase 2-like, translated as MLTVKRVPTLVSNYQEDFLEGNVMGCGRKCLGKCCMPVSVLPLYAFKNDDNEPIENDVQTLPEEEECQMSFLNNLLLGLWEERMSQGLFRYDVTTCETKVIPGRCGFIAQLNEGRHLKKRPTEFCIDKVLQPFDDNKFNFTKVGQEEVLFRFEPSTDYKAHYFSGMRVNSGISPSIVAINVSPIEYGHVLLIPRVLDCLPQRIDRDSFAIALHFAREVADPFFRVGYNSLGAFATINHLHFQAYYLSVPFPVEKAPIQKILARKGLGGAGVIVSKLLNHPVRGFAFEGGNGSTARDLSDAVVNSCISLQNKNIPFNILIAQCGKKIFLLPQCYAEKQALGVVDQELLDTQVNPAVWEISGHIVLKRTKDYNDASEEYAWKLLSEVSLSEERFEEVKGYISEAADLQAEEDENINPEKEIPDSPGPQVASHIPPDCLVLQ; from the exons ATGTTGACTGTAAAGAGGGTGCCTACACTGGTTTCCAACTATCAAGAGGATTTTCTTGAAGGTAACGTCATGGGTTGTGGCCGCAAGTGCCTCGGAAAATGCTGCATGCCTG TTTCAGTACTTCCTCTATATGCATTCAAGAATGATGACAATGAGCCAATTGAAAATGATGTTCAAACCTTGCCTGAGGAGGAGGAGTGTCAGATGTCATTCTTGAACAATTTGTTGTTGGGCTTATGGGAGGAGCGGATGAGCCAGGGACTATTTCGATATGATGTGACAACCTGTGAGACGAAGGTCATTCCTGGGAGATGTGGTTTTATTGCGCAGCTGAATGAGGGGCGCCACCTAAAGAAGCGCCCAACAGAGTTTTGCATTGATAAGGTTCTTCAGCCTTTTGACGATAACAAATTCAACTTTACCAAAGTGGGCCAGGAAGAAGTGCTTTTCAGGTTTGAACCAAGTACCGACTATAAGGCCCATTACTTTTCGGGCATGCGAGTAAACAGTGGTATTTCACCTAGTATTGTTGCTATCAAT GTGAGCCCAATTGAGTATGGGCACGTTCTTTTGATACCTCGAGTTCTTGATTGCTTACCTCAGAGAATTGATCGTGATAGTTTTGCAATTGCTCTCCATTTTGCCAGAGAAGTGGCAGATCCTTTCTTTAGGGTAGGTTATAACAGTTTGGGCGCTTTTGCTACCATTAACCACCTCCACTTCCAG GCATATTACTTGTCAGTGCCATTTCCAGTTGAGAAAGCACCAATACAGAAAATACTGGCAAGGAAGGGGCTGGGTGGTGCTGGGGTGATTGTATCTAAGTTATTAAATCACCCTGTACGAGGTTTTGCTTTTGAGGGAGGAAATGGAAGTACTGCCCGTGATTTGTCTGATGCTGTTGTGAATTCCTGCATTTCCCTTCAGAATAAAAACATCCCTTTCAACATTCTCATTGCTCAGTGTGGAAAGAAGATTTTTCTGCTTCCCCAG TGTTATGCAGAGAAGCAAGCACTAGGAGTTGTAGACCAAGAGCTCCTGGACACTCAGGTTAACCCTGCTGTGTGGGAAATTAGTGGACATATAGTGCTTAAGCGAACAAAGGATTACAATGATGCATCTGAGGAATATGCATGGAAACTTCTTTCTGAGGTTTCCTTATCGGAGGAGAGATTTGAAGAAGTGAAGGGCTATATTTCTGAAGCAGCTGATTTACAAGCAGAGGAGGATGAAAACATCAATCCAGAGAAGGAAATTCCAGATTCTCCTGGTCCGCAAGTGGCCTCACATATTCCTCCAGATTGTTTGGTGTTGCAGTGA
- the LOC107010367 gene encoding protein C2-DOMAIN ABA-RELATED 3-like: MENLLGLMRVRIHRGINLAIRDVTTSDPYVVVRMGKQKLKTRVVKKNLNPEWNEELTLSITEPILPIKLHVYDKDIFSLDDKMGDAEVDIQPFIDAVQKRYKNIPSGTIITKIKPSRQNCFSEESSIVWENDQVVQNVFIRLRNVERGEIELQLQWIDIPGSKGV; the protein is encoded by the exons ATGGAGAATTTGTTGGGTCTTATGAGAGTTCGTATTCACAGAGGTATTAATTTGGCTATTAGAGATGTTACTACCAGCGATCCTTACGTTGTTGTTAGGATGGGCAAACAG AAATTGAAGACTCGAGTTGTGAAGAAGAATCTCAATCCAGAATGGAATGAAGAATTAACACTATCTATTACTGAGCCAATTCTCCCAATCAAACTG CATGTTTATGACAAGGATATATTTTCTCTTGACGATAAGATGGGTGATGCAGAAGTTGACATACAGCCATTTATAGATGCGGTTCAAAAGCGGTACAAGAACATCCCTAGTGGAACCATAATCACAAAAATAAAGCCAAGCAGGCAAAATTGTTTCTCTGAAGAGAGCTCCATTGTGTGGGAAAATGATCAGGTTGTACAAAATGTGTTTATTAGATTGCGAAATGTTGAGCGTGGTGAGATAGAGCTACAATTGCAGTGGATTGACATTCCTGGTTCCAAGGGTGTGTAG
- the LOC107008749 gene encoding protein PTST, chloroplastic, whose protein sequence is MDCNLLNSLGQTCFPRFKVENIDGVRGNMTSYKSRIGFCRVHTLFSVPNWKLSIPCTSWKIFCAPENLEERSSLVVSEKIEDAGLSVPEQPLRTEELKLLLADAERSKLLKKLSEANRYNRLLKRELQAKEDAMVNFKSELSVTELEIQALARLAEEIAKSAIPAGSRKIKGRYIQSHLFSRLEAISEKLKEQIKGVEAVQAKEVPLSWVGVAESVQVMGSFDGWSQGEHLSPEYTGSYMNFSATLFLRPGRYEIKFLVDDEWKLSPELPTTGEGLTKNNLLVVE, encoded by the exons ATGGACTGTAACCTGCTTAATTCACTTGGGCAAACCTGTTTTCCTAG GTTCAAGGTGGAAAATATCGATGGAGTTAGAGGAAATATGACTTCATATAAATCAAGAATAGGTTTCTGTAGGGTGCATACATTATTTTCAGTCCCTAATTGGAAACTCAGCATCCCATGTACTTcttggaaaatattttgtgCCCCTGAAAATTTGGAGGAGCGATCTTCACTGGTAGTATCCGAGAAAATAGAAGACGCTGGTCTGTCTGTTCCTGAGCAACCTTTGAGAACCGAAGAG TTGAAGTTATTGCTTGCTGATGCTGAAAGATCGAAGCTTCTCAAGAAATTGAGTGAAGCCAACCGATATAATCGGTTGCTTAAGCGAGAG TTGCAAGCTAAGGAGGATGCGATGGTTAATTTCAAAAGTGAACTTTCAGTCACCGAACTTGAGATTCAG GCTTTGGCTAGATTGGCTGAAGAAATTGCAAAATCTGCTATCCCTGCTGgttcaagaaaaattaaaggCAGATATATCCAGTCACACCTATTTTCACGTTTGGAAG CCATAAGTGAAAAATTGAAGGAGCAAATAAAGGGTGTGGAAGCTGTACAAGCCAAAGAGGTTCCTTTATCCTGGGTTGGGGTAGCAGAG AGTGTGCAAGTAATGGGCTCCTTTGATGGTTGGAGTCAAGGAGAGCACTTATCTCCAGAGTACACCGGCTCTTATATGAACTTTTCAGCTACATTGTTCCTAAGACCTGGAAG GTACGAAATTAAGTTCTTGGTAGATGATGAGTGGAAACTATCCCCAGAATTACCAACTACCGGAGAGGGGTTAACTAAGAACAATTTATTGGTCGTGGAATAG
- the LOC107010574 gene encoding uncharacterized protein At4g22758-like has protein sequence MSIKKVKGSRLLIMVNVLGSAGPLRFVVNENDMVAKVVDTALKQYSREGRLPLLSSNVNDFLLYSATAGMDALGASDLIGSLGVRNFILCKKQKQAMMTQGNGKRGWKAWLTKSFSFKIYSH, from the exons atGTCAATAAAGAAGGTGAAGGGTAGTAGGTTGTTGATCATGGTTAATGTCCTAGGAAGTGCTGGACCGTTGAGGTTTGTTGTGAATGAGAATGATATGGTTGCTAAGGTTGTTGATACCGCTCTGAAACAATATAGTCGCGAGGGAAGACTTCCTCTTCTCAGTTCTAATGTCAATGATTTCCTTTTGTACTCAGCCACTGCTGGAATGGATG CTCTGGGAGCATCAGACTTGATAGGGTCACTAGGAGTGAGGAATTTCATTCTTTGTAAGAAGCAAAAACAGGCAATGATGACACAAGGAAATGGCAAAAGGGGATGGAAAGCTTGGCTCACTAAGTCCTTTAGCTTCAAAATTTATTCCCATTAA